The proteins below come from a single Metarhizium brunneum chromosome 1, complete sequence genomic window:
- the mndB gene encoding Beta-mannosidase B produces MIYTRIQLTNGWTFKQQEWPSEKWLPVSQAPSQIHMDLLAHKKIPDPFVDMNERAVQWIGEKVWQYRVSFPAPKASSASAATDLVFEGLDTFATVLLNGREILKTDNMFVSYRVNISEHIKPDGNNILEIVFDSALIRGREIVREHSHEHSFLVRQTEAGRVAVRKAQYNWGWDWGPILMTAGPWKPVYLEQYTARVDDVWAQNELDSDLEAVTGTIYTNVVGDFHPDDRLAISLTLEGRKVLEELAPAPRNGKYSVPFKIANPQLWYPHSYGKQTRYKLQASIVRSGAELHSTSKLIGFRRAELIQEPDAHGKSFYFRINNVDVFGGGSCWIPADSYLSQISPARYHDWIKLMAEGNQVMVRVWGGGIYEDDAFLDACDEFGVLIWHDFQFACASYPTYPSYMNTLEIEVRQQLRRLRCHPAVVAWAGNNEDYQVQERYRLDYDFENKDPESWLKSTFPARYIYEHFLPELVKQEDPFMIYHPSSPWGDGKPTADPTVGDIHQWNLWHGAVNKYQEVSLLGGRFVSEFGMEAYPHLSTVRRMTTHPSQLYPGSMTIDFHNKGIFNERRMTTYVSENFRLKYDLPSYIHLTQVVQAEAMRAAYKTWRRDWGTSGDRKCGGVLVWQLNDCWPTMSWAVVDYYLVKKPAYYAISRALRPLDVGVSRTYHDWTQTGYYIDENSKLCTGQVDQTLPARESTFDVWIASSKVQAVNAKVTVRFISIRSGRDVSESITASVSASANATTTVFSSKPLKPSIPHHDDYTIPFDVTQYDPYVVYTTLSVDGAVVATDAAWPDPIKFLDLSNRGISFAISENRVTVSSDRPVKGFVFEEVQGMKLSDNGFDIMPGEQHVVTVEEPVSADKLRWTHIDADDASMEIKIRR; encoded by the exons ATGATATATACACGAATTCAGCTCACCAACGGCTGGACCTTTAAACAGCAGGAGTGGCCGTCAGAAAAATGGCTTCCCGTTTCCCAGGCCCCTAGTCAAATTCACATGGATTTGTTGGCTCATAAAAA AATACCAGATCCATTCGTGGACATGAATGAGCGTGCTGTACAATGGATTGGTGAAAAAGTGTGGCAATATCGCGTCTCGTTTCCTGCCCCAAAAGCCTCCTCCGCAAGCGCTGCCACAGACCTCGTCTTCGAAGGTCTTGATACATTTGCGACAGTGCTGCTCAATGGCAGAGAAATTCTCAAGACAGATAATATGTTCGTCTCTTATCGGGTCAACATCAGTGAGCACATCAAACCTGACGGGAACAATATTTTGGAGATTGTATTCGACTCTGCTTTGATTCGTGGCCGAGAGATCGTCAGGGAACATAGTCACGAGCATAGCTTTCTTGTTAGACAGACCGAGGCTGGCCGAGTGGCCGTCAGGAAAGCCCAGTACAACTGGGGTTGGGATTGGGGCCCTATCCTCATGACTGCAGGACCCTGGAAGCCTGTATATCTCGAGCAGTATACTGCTCGCGTGGACGATGTGTGGGCTCAAAACGAACTTGACTCAGACCTGGAGGCAGTCACTGGCACAATTTACACCAATGTCGTGGGTGACTTCCATCCTGATGACCGACTCGCCATCTCCCTAACACTCGAGGGCAGAAAGGTTTTGGAAGAACTAGCCCCTGCCCCCCGAAACGGCAAGTATTCTGTTCCGTTCAAGATCGCAAACCCTCAGCTCTGGTATCCTCACAGCTATGGCAAGCAAACCCGCTACAAACTCCAGGCCAGCATTGTGCGGAGCGGTGCAGAGCTGCATTCTACATCAAAGTTGATCGGCTTCCGTCGTGCCGAGCTCATCCAAGAACCCGATGCCCATGGCAAGTCGTTCTACTTCCGCATCAACAATGTCGACGTGTTCGGCGGGGGCTCATGTTGGATTCCCGCTGACTCGTATCTGTCACAAATCTCCCCTGCGCGTTACCACGACTGGATCAAGCTTATGGCAGAAGGTAACCAAGTCATGGTTCGCGTGTGGGGAGGTGGAATCTACGAAGATGATGCCTTCCTCGATGCCTGTGACGAATTTGGCGTGCTCATATGGCATGATTTCCAATTCGCATGTGCCAGCTATCCCACCTATCCGTCGTACATGAATACGCTTGAAATAGAAGTCAGACAACAACTTCGGCGGCTTAGATGCCACCCAGCCGTTGTAGCTTGGGCAGGGAACAACGAAGACTACCAGGTTCAAGAACGATACCGGCTCGACTACGACTTTGAAAACAAGGACCCAGAGTCGTGGCTCAAATCAACATTCCCAGCTCGATACATCTACGAGCATTTTCTTCCCGAGCTAGTTAAGCAAGAAGATCCTTTCATGATCTATCATCCATCCAGCCCTTGGGGCGACGGCAAACCTACAGCCGATCCCACAGTCGGGGATATTCACCAATGGAACC TCTGGCACGGTGCCGTCAACAAATACCAGGAAGTATCCCTCCTCGGTGGCCGATTCGTCAGCGAATTCGGCATGGAAGCCTACCCCCATCTATCCACTGTCCGACGCATGACCACCCACCCGTCCCAGCTCTACCCGGGCTCCATGACAATCGACTTTCACAACAAAGGCATCTTCAACGAGCGCCGCATGACGACCTACGTCTCCGAGAACTTCCGCCTTAAGTACGACCTCCCCTCCTACATTCACCTTACACAGGTCGTGCAAGCGGAAGCCATGCGCGCCGCGTACAAGACCTGGCGTCGTGACTGGGGCACTTCAGGAGACCGCAAATGCGGAGGCGTACTGGTCTGGCAACTCAACGACTGCTGGCCAACCATGTCCTGGGCCGTAGTAGACTATTACCTCGTCAAGAAACCCGCATACTACGCCATCTCACGGGCGTTGAGGCCTCTCGATGTCGGTGTGAGCAGGACGTATCACGACTGGACGCAGACAGGATACTATATCGATGAGAATTCAAAACTGTGCACGGGTCAGGTTGACCAGACTCTCCCCGCGAGGGAGTCTACTTTTGATGTGTGGATCGCCAGCTCCAAGGTTCAAGCTGTAAATGCCAAAGTCACAGTACGCTTCATATCCATCCGCTCAGGAAGAGACGTCTCCGAGAGCATAACGGCATCCGTGAGCGCTTCAGCGAATGCCACCACGACGGTATTTTCAAGCAAACCCCTGAAACCATCCATCCCACATCATGACGACTACACCATTCCATTTGACGTTACGCAGTATGACCCGTATGTAGTCTACACGACGTTGTCTGTAGATGGCGCCGTGGTCGCCACCGACGCCGCGTGGCCGGATCCCATCAAATTCCTCGACCTGTCTAATCGAGGAATCTCATTTGCCATATCCGAAAACCGCGTCACCGTCTCTTCAGACCGCCCCGTCAAGGGCTTCGTGTTCGAAGAAGTGCAAGGTATGAAACTAAGCGACAATGGGTTCGACATCATGCCCGGCGAACAGCACGTCGTTACGGTCGAGGAACCCGTCTCAGCCGATAAACTCCGATGGACGCACATTGACGCAGACGACGCCTCCAtggaaataaaaataagacGTTAG